DNA sequence from the Streptomyces tsukubensis genome:
CGGTGCGTCCCGCGGCGAGCGCCGGGACATGCAGCTCGGTGAGGCCGACGGGGAGCTGGAGATCGTCGTCGGCGATCGGGTTGTGCAGGGTCACCGGCGCGGTCCTGGTGACCGTGATGTCGAGCTCGTTGGTCTTGATGGGGTCGAAGCGGGCCCAGCCGTTGTCGTCGACGTTCGCGACGGCCGCACCGTCGGGGGAGCTGATCTCTATCTTGGTGGGCCGGGCCGAAAGACCGCCCGCGCCGGCCAGCACCAGCGAGTCGACCTCCACCTTGTCGCCGGACCACTTCAGACGGATCACCGGCTTGCTGCCGGCGATCCACGCGGTCGTCAGATCGCCGTCGGTCAGGTTCCGCGCCGACAGGCCCGTGCCGAGCCGGGCGGTGGAGTCGGCGGTCGCGACGATCTGCCGCGACTGCCCGGGCGCCACCTTGTACAGCAGCTTGTCGAGCTCCTCGCCGGGCACCGGCACCGCGCTGGCCTTGACGTCGTGTGCGCCGGACGCGCCGGTGGCGAAGGTGCGGTGCAGCCCCGGCTCCGTACCGGAGGGGGAGAGCCCGCCCGGGTCGGAGAGCCGGTTCAGCGATACCGTCTCGGCCGCCGCTTCCGAGCCCGCGCCGTCCGTGGGCAGCTTCAGCATGCGCGTCACGGTGACACCGGGGATGCCGATCTCGGAGAACCCGGCACCGGTCAGCCCCGGCCGCCCGGTCTCCGCCTCCAGCACGGTGATCTTCAGCCAGCGGGTCTCGCCTTCCTCGACGGCGACGCGCTGGGTCCTGCCGTTGGTCTCCAGCGGGCTGACCTTGCTGCCCCGCTCGGTCTCCACCTTCACCCGCGTCGCGGCGGACCGCACCCCGTCCTGGGGCAGCGGGGTCACCTCCAGCTCCTTCGGCAGCTCCTTCTTCTCGTCGAACGCGATGCGCAGCCACTGGTCCTTCGAGCTGCCGGACGAACCGTCGGCCCACGCCGTGTCCGGGTTGCCGTCGAAGGCGTTGACCGGGTCGTACTGCGGCAGATGGAACAGCCAGTTGCCGCTGGAGGACGCCGTCACCTCGCGCGCCCCGCGCAGCTCCGCCACCGTCTGCCGCTTGATGCCCTTCGTCGGCAGGATCTGATGGGGTGCGTCCCCCGGGTCCTGCACGCTGTCGGGGTGATTGCGCTCGTCCTCGGTGTACGTGTACGAGGTGTTGGTGTTCACCAGACCGAACCGGGTGTCGGCGCGCCGCAGCCCGTCGGCGGTGACCTGGAGCGCCGGCTTGTCGACGCCGGGGTGCTTGTCACCGGTGAGCACGGTGGGCCGGTTGCGCAGCGACGGGTCGGCGGAGAGCGGCAGCAGCGACTCCGGTCCGCCGGACACCACGGCCGTGTCGGCGGCGGCGTAGATCCCGGCCCTGCCGGGCTCCCGCGGGCCCCCGGCGGGCGCATAGATCTCCACGGCCCGCTGCCGCGGGAACAGCCCCTCGACCTGGAGCGGGGTGTCGTTCGCGATCCGGCCGCCGGTCATCTCCGGGCCGAGACCCTTGACCCGCTCGTAGCCGGACTGCTCCAGCGCCCGCTTCACGGTCGCCGTCGGCACATAGCCGATCTGGTCCGGGTCCAGGTCGTTGCGGACCACCACATGGTGCAGTCCGGCCCGGTTCAGATAGTCCCGCAGCCCCGGTATCGCGGCCCCGGTGAGCAGGGCCTGCTCCACGGCGTCCATGGCGCGCCGGTTGCCCGGCGTACCGAACGGCACATAGTCGCGCTGGGCCCAGGGGGAGTCGGCGAGCACATCGAGGGGCTGGTCGATGGGGGAGCCCCAGGTGTAGATGCCGTGCGCGGTCGCCGGAACGACCAGGGCCCGGTTCTGCGGGGAGTTCTTCTTCAGCCAGCCCGCCGTGTCCTCCCAGTAGGTCGGCAGCTTCTGGAACGAACCCGGCTGCAGGATCGACCCGTTGACGTACGGCAGGGCAAGCCCGGGCAGCACCAGCAGGGCCACGATCGGCGGGGCGTAACGCCGTCCCCACCGCACCCCGTGCACCGGCCGCGCCCCGCGCTCCCGCACCGCGACGGCGGTGAGGTGGACGAGCCCGAGGACCAGGGCGAGCGCCAGACCCGGCTGGAACTTGTAGATGTTCCGGAACGGTGCCAGCGCCCCGTCCAGCAGATCCTGTACGGGCCCCGCGAACGGCGCCCCGTACTTCCCCGCGTACCCGGAGAGGGTGAGCAGCGCGACCGTCAGCACGGTCAGCACCAGCCAGCGGCGCTCCGGCAGATCCCGCCGGGCGAGCCCCGCGAGCCCCAGCGCGGCGGCCAGCGCCGAACACACGACGACCGGAACCGACGCGGCGACGCTCCATCCGGCGGGCAGCCAGGCCTCACCGAAGTTCAGGTACGCCACCCAGTTGCCCGCGCCCCGCAGGGTCTCCGTCGCCGCCATGGTGTCCGTGGTGATCTGCGACGTCTCGATGTACGGGAGGAAGTTTTCCCCGTACGCGCCGAGGAGCAGCAGCGGGATCACCCACCACAGCGTCGCCAGGAGGACGCCCGCCGCCCACCACAGAATGAGCTTCAGCTTCCGCGGACCGTTGGGCCGGGACAGCAGATACAGCCCCACCGGCAGCAGCGACGCAAGGGTCGATGCCGCGTTGACGCCGCCCATGAGCGGGATCAGCAGTGCGGAGCGCAGCGCCGCGACCCGCGCGCTGTAGCGGTCGTCGACGAGCGGCAGCAGTACCCACGGCAGCAGCGCGCCGGGCAGCGCGGCGGCCGACGTGGACCCGACGACGATGGTGAACGTCGGCCACAGCGCGTACACCGCGGCGCCGAGGAGCCGGGTGGAACGGGTGCCGACGCCGAGGCGTTCGGCCAGCCGCAGCGCTCCCCAGAAGGCCGTGGTCACCACCAGCGACAGCCACAGCCGCTCCGCCAGCCACACGGGCAGCTGCAGCAGATCGGCGAGGCCGTAGTAGGGGAGCATCGGGAACGCGTACCCGATGTACTGGTCGGTGAGCCCGCCGAAGCCGCCGCGGGAGTGCCACAGCTGTCCGAGGTCCGCCATGAACTGCCAGGGGTCGGTGGCGACTCCCAGCTTGGTCTCGAACGTCATGCGTCCCGGGGACACCGCGAGGAAGAGCGCGAACACCACGGCCCAGAAACCCAGCAGCCACCGCCGCGACCGGGGCCCTTCGGGAGGGTCCTGGGTCGCACCGGTCGTCCGGACGGCCGCCGGAGGGGGAAGCTGGGCCGCTGGGGCCGTACTGGTCATGGACACCGCCGAAGAATGAGGAGGAGATTCCAGGTAGCGAACTCACGCAGGCCCGGCACCCGGGTTACCGCTCCGGCCAGGAACGGCCAGTACCGGGAGCGGGCGGAGACCACCGTGACATCGGTCCTGGCCCGTACCTGGCGCAGGGTGGGACCGATGTGCACGGCGAACAGGTTCTCGCCGAGGACGTGCTTGGCGGGGCGTCCGGTGCGCCGCTCGTAGCGGGCCCGTGCCCGTGCGGCGCCCAGATAGTGCCAGGGCGCCCCTTCATGACCGCCCCAGGGGGACAGCCAGTTGGTGAACGAGACGTAGATCAGCCCGCCGGGGCGGGTCACGCGGATCATCTCGCTGAGGAAGGTCTGCGGATCGTCCACGTGTTCCAGGACATTGGAGGAGAAGGACACATCGGCCGAACCGTCCGCGAGCGGCAGCAGATAGCCGTCCGCGGCGACCGCTCCTTCGGGGGGCTCGGGCCCCAGCTCCCGGAGATCCGGTTCGAAGAGGAAGCCGCGGGCGCCGCGCCG
Encoded proteins:
- a CDS encoding alpha-(1->3)-arabinofuranosyltransferase domain-containing protein, whose product is MTSTAPAAQLPPPAAVRTTGATQDPPEGPRSRRWLLGFWAVVFALFLAVSPGRMTFETKLGVATDPWQFMADLGQLWHSRGGFGGLTDQYIGYAFPMLPYYGLADLLQLPVWLAERLWLSLVVTTAFWGALRLAERLGVGTRSTRLLGAAVYALWPTFTIVVGSTSAAALPGALLPWVLLPLVDDRYSARVAALRSALLIPLMGGVNAASTLASLLPVGLYLLSRPNGPRKLKLILWWAAGVLLATLWWVIPLLLLGAYGENFLPYIETSQITTDTMAATETLRGAGNWVAYLNFGEAWLPAGWSVAASVPVVVCSALAAALGLAGLARRDLPERRWLVLTVLTVALLTLSGYAGKYGAPFAGPVQDLLDGALAPFRNIYKFQPGLALALVLGLVHLTAVAVRERGARPVHGVRWGRRYAPPIVALLVLPGLALPYVNGSILQPGSFQKLPTYWEDTAGWLKKNSPQNRALVVPATAHGIYTWGSPIDQPLDVLADSPWAQRDYVPFGTPGNRRAMDAVEQALLTGAAIPGLRDYLNRAGLHHVVVRNDLDPDQIGYVPTATVKRALEQSGYERVKGLGPEMTGGRIANDTPLQVEGLFPRQRAVEIYAPAGGPREPGRAGIYAAADTAVVSGGPESLLPLSADPSLRNRPTVLTGDKHPGVDKPALQVTADGLRRADTRFGLVNTNTSYTYTEDERNHPDSVQDPGDAPHQILPTKGIKRQTVAELRGAREVTASSSGNWLFHLPQYDPVNAFDGNPDTAWADGSSGSSKDQWLRIAFDEKKELPKELEVTPLPQDGVRSAATRVKVETERGSKVSPLETNGRTQRVAVEEGETRWLKITVLEAETGRPGLTGAGFSEIGIPGVTVTRMLKLPTDGAGSEAAAETVSLNRLSDPGGLSPSGTEPGLHRTFATGASGAHDVKASAVPVPGEELDKLLYKVAPGQSRQIVATADSTARLGTGLSARNLTDGDLTTAWIAGSKPVIRLKWSGDKVEVDSLVLAGAGGLSARPTKIEISSPDGAAVANVDDNGWARFDPIKTNELDITVTRTAPVTLHNPIADDDLQLPVGLTELHVPALAAGRTAQPPADRPFTLACGEGPDLAIDGTLHATAATGTVKDLVERRPIEVTLCQEGQQQPKLDLASGEHQVEAGDAGPLAITGVTFTRGEAAAPATTGRQLTVGDWKDDRREVSVGAGAASYLTTYENFNEGWKATLNGKELKPLRLDGWQQGFAIPEGEGGKVELEYGPSTVYGIGLFAGAFALLALAGLVLYRRREENPEHTAGTVPAPVPDGPGTALGLVALTLVGVVVAGWFALLVPALALVALRRHALLAPIAFAAMAGAGIVAATGAGESPAAGEGAFGYAAQVLAFTALFAALVTVGGLGRFGQVAGAEPGPGTGLRSGFGTDPEPGPDTVAGPQGLPDAGRPDAPAPGAPGPSGAPGAPGGDVR
- a CDS encoding class I SAM-dependent methyltransferase, giving the protein MPAPGPRVRAAADTPGVPPTGGRGTSPKDPSFGRSLALFRAFMHEQDDPATCYRLLARDAADQVEAYDGPVAGKTVVDIGGGGGYFTDEFRRRGARGFLFEPDLRELGPEPPEGAVAADGYLLPLADGSADVSFSSNVLEHVDDPQTFLSEMIRVTRPGGLIYVSFTNWLSPWGGHEGAPWHYLGAARARARYERRTGRPAKHVLGENLFAVHIGPTLRQVRARTDVTVVSARSRYWPFLAGAVTRVPGLREFATWNLLLILRRCP